The Paramicrobacterium fandaimingii DNA segment GAACAGTGCGTCGACGGCGAACCCTGAGCCGACGGCATCCGGATCAGTCTCGGCAACGATCGCAACGCGCACGCGTTCGCCGCGGTCGACCTGATGCTGAAGCACGTACGTCGCCACGGCCGTTCGGTTGCCCAGCGAGGCGGCCAAGACGCAGGCGCCAGAGGCGAGGGCAGCATCCACGATGGCCGTGTCAGCGCGCTCGCGCCCATGCGCCTCGACGACCGCTGACGTCTGGCGGGCGCCGGCGATGCCCTGCACCACGATGATGACGCCCGCTCCGTCGGCGACGGCCGACAATCCCGCTGTCCCCCACTCGAAACGCACCTCATACCGGCCCTGCTGATTGTCTGCTGTGCTCACGCCCCCAGAATAGGCGGGTCGCTGACGCAGAGCGCGGAGTGTTTCACCGCATGACGGCGGAGACCGGTCAGTACCAGGTGGGGCCCTCGCGCGGTCGGGA contains these protein-coding regions:
- a CDS encoding 2-phosphosulfolactate phosphatase, whose product is MSTADNQQGRYEVRFEWGTAGLSAVADGAGVIIVVQGIAGARQTSAVVEAHGRERADTAIVDAALASGACVLAASLGNRTAVATYVLQHQVDRGERVRVAIVAETDPDAVGSGFAVDALFAAGAVIDALAAVGIDYASPEAAAACAAFTGLERAIGHLYTASTAGQRLIAEGRRDAVVAAGKIDASKRVPVLGDDGYWVAS